In a genomic window of Blastopirellula marina:
- a CDS encoding ABC transporter permease, with amino-acid sequence MIRRPISQQSRILLGIASFVVLLIGYAWMSHRAHVENPRNKTLPNFSQLTEGWSRIAQGEGGIDLWVDIKASATRLAAGIAAGAALAFVVGLTMGCFPIVEAILLPPIAFFAKVPPTAMLAVYFVLFGATGIEIFVALIGFGIFPTLAQSIAQAAQKDVDDHTLYKTYTLGASNFEVVWEVVLRQILPRIIESARLQIGPAMVFLIAAEWALATPGIGYTLRMQSRLQNMNVVYTYLAILGIAGLAIDQMLIYLRRYLCPWFGD; translated from the coding sequence ATGATCCGTCGGCCCATCAGCCAGCAAAGCCGCATTCTGTTAGGCATCGCGAGCTTTGTCGTTCTGTTGATCGGTTATGCCTGGATGTCCCATCGGGCGCACGTCGAGAATCCTCGCAACAAGACGTTGCCTAACTTCTCGCAGCTGACCGAAGGCTGGTCGCGGATTGCACAGGGTGAGGGCGGAATTGACCTTTGGGTCGATATCAAAGCATCGGCCACACGATTGGCTGCCGGTATTGCGGCCGGTGCCGCCTTGGCGTTTGTCGTAGGATTAACCATGGGATGTTTTCCCATTGTCGAGGCCATCCTCCTGCCACCTATTGCGTTCTTCGCCAAGGTCCCCCCGACGGCGATGCTGGCCGTCTATTTTGTCCTTTTTGGTGCGACGGGGATTGAGATCTTTGTGGCCCTTATCGGTTTCGGAATCTTCCCGACGCTCGCTCAATCGATCGCTCAGGCGGCTCAAAAGGACGTGGATGATCACACGCTTTACAAAACTTACACTTTGGGGGCCTCGAACTTCGAGGTCGTATGGGAAGTTGTTCTGAGGCAGATCTTGCCGCGCATTATCGAAAGTGCACGCCTACAGATCGGCCCTGCCATGGTGTTTTTAATCGCTGCCGAATGGGCCTTAGCTACACCGGGTATTGGTTACACGCTGCGAATGCAGTCACGTCTTCAGAACATGAACGTCGTTTATACTTACCTGGCGATCCTGGGCATTGCCGGATTGGCAATCGACCAGATGCTAATCTATTTGCGAAGATACCTTTGTCCCTGGTTTGGCGACTAG